The sequence CCCGCGATCGCCGCGATATTCCCATAAGCCTTGCAAATGTTCTTTGGCACAAGTTAAAAGCTCGATCGGAGTCGGTTGTGGACGTTTTTTTCCTGTTTTTAAGTAATGATCAATTTCGCCCACTAAAAAGGGATAACCCAGTGTTCCCCGCGAACACATGACTCCATCTGCGCCAGTTTCTTCTAAACAACGAATGGCATCATCAACGGAAAAAATATCGCCATTGGCAATCACAGGAATGGTTAAATGAGCTTTGACTTGTTTAATCCAATGCCATTGCGCCTTCCCATTGTAGCCCTGCGCCCGAGTCCGACCGTGTAAGGTGAGCATTTGCGCCCCTGCGGTTTCCATGCGTTTCGCAAACTCAAGGATATTGATTTCTTCTTCACTCCAACCGAGACGAGTTTTGACAGAAACGGGAACATCCACCGCATCCACCACCGCTTTCACAATCGCTTCTGCAACTTCGGGTTGACGCAATAAAGACGAGCCACCCCCTTTTTTCGTAATTTTATTAACGGGACAACCCATATTAATATCAACCGTTTGCGCTCCCTCTGCAACGGCTTTCTTAGCAGCTTCCCCCATAAAGTCTGGACGACAGTCAAACAGTTGAATACTGATCAGGGTTTCATCGGGTGCAATATTCATCACTTGTGGAAGCTCTTTTAAATGATGAATTTCCTTTGCACTGACCATTTCGGTATAAAGCATGGATTCGGGGGCGTAACGACGCACTAAACGCCGAAACACCTGATCGGTCACCCCCGATAACGGGGATTGTAAGACGCGACTGTTGACGGTAACTGAACCAATGTTAAGGGTTGTATTTTGAGTGAGGGTGGCTGTGGACATAATCTCCAAGGGATCAAGGTTTTTCAGAGTATAAACGGTGACCAAAGAACAAGGAACGAATAACCAAGAACAAAAATTTACAGATGTCTCTGCTCATCCTATAACTAGCTGACATTCATTTTTTCTTCTGATTGCGCGATCGCGAGACCTTCTTTTAGAGCCTCTAAACGATCATCCATCCAGTGTTCATCAGGAATCAAGCCTGCAATGCCTAAATTTTCTAAACGGCTTTTGACCTTTCCTGTAGCACCAACAATCATCACTTCGCGTTTGGCGTTGAGTGCTTCTTGAATAGCATTTTCTAAGGATAAGGAAGAGGTGACTCCTAAAACGGGAACTTCACTTAAGTCAACAATTAAAACATCATAATTGCTAATTGCCCGATGTTCCCGCGCGATCGCCTTCGCCACCCCAAAAATCATCGGACCACTGAGATGAAACAGTAAAACCCGTCCATTAGCAACATCTAGAATTTCTTTTTCCTCAGGACTGAGAACAATTTGATCATCCGCGTCAGTCACGGCTTTCACCGCATTATTTTGCACTTGCGAGAGGCGATCAATGGTGAGAATATTAGCAATAAAGACTCCCACCGCAACAGCGACCATTAGATCTACAAATACTGTCAGCAGGACAACACCATAAACAATTCCCGCAGCCTTCCAAGAAATTTTGTGAACCCGTTTTAAGAAGCCCCAATCAATAATATTAATCCCGACTTTTAAGACAATTCCCGCTAATACCGCCAGAGGAATGCCAGTGGTTAACGGTGCAGCCCAGAGTACAATGACCAATAACACTAGGGCGCGAGTTAAGCCCGATACCGCAGTCCGTCCCCCCGCTTGGATATTAACAACCGTGGGTGTTGTTGCGCCAGATCCAGCAATTCCACCGCCTAAACCCGTGATTAAATTAGCAATTCCTTGACCAATTAACTCCTTATTGGCTTTGTAGTCTTGACGAGTTAAGCCCTCAGAAACGACACAAGTCAGCAAACAGTCAATCGAGCCAACGGTTGCCAAAATAATCGCATTGACAAACATCAAGCGTAAATTACCAGCCGTAAACGTTGGCAGCTGTAAGTCGGGTAAACCAGGGGTGATTTCGCCAATGGTGCCAATCGTCCGAATCTCCATCCCACTGAAGAAAATCATGGAAATGGCTGTCCCAATCATCAGAGCAATTAACTGTGGCGGAACCACTCGTTTCCAGCGCGAGGGATATAAAAATAAAATGGCTAAGGTAATGATTCCTAACAAAGTCTCCCAAGGGTCAAGATTGGCGATCAGCATCGGGAGATTGCTGAGTACCCCAAGCACCCCTCCTTTTGGCGTTTCTTGTCCTAAAAAGGGGGCAAGTTGGACGAAGATTAAAATCACCCCAATCCCAGTCATAAAACCAGAAATGACATTATAGGGAAGCATCGTAATATAGCGTCCCAAGCGAAGCACGCCAAACAGAATTTGAAATCCGCCCGCCATCATAATGACAGTAAATGCCATGGCTAACCCTTGTTCTGGGTTATTGGCTGTGAGTTCGGTAATCACTGCGGTGACAATGACCGTCATCGGACCCGTTGGCTCAGAAATCAGGCTCGGCGTGCCACCGAATAACGCTGCAAAAAAGCCAATTAAAACCGCTCCCCATAAGCCAGCAGCAGCCCCAGCACCAGAAGCAATACCGAACGCTAACGCCATCGGGAGCGCAACAACTGCAGTTGTGATTCCCCCAAGGATATCCCCTTGGAGATTCCGAAAATGAATCGTGTTTGTAATATTCATATAAAGGTTTCCAATAATAACCCAAAATTAGTTTAATTGATTCACCGAAATAACAATACAGGAAGTTGGGTACTTCTCAGCACCTGCGCGGTTGTACTCCCAATAACAAGAGGACGAATGCGACTATGTCCGTAAGCCCCCATCACAATCAGGCTGATATCGTGACCATCGGCGTAACTAGCAATAATCTTTTCGGGAGCACCTTCTAAAATCTGACAAATCGGCTCAAACCCCGCTGCTCGTGTTTGTTCTTCTGCTTCCTGATTCCGTTTTTGGGCTTTTTTATCTTGAGCGGTTCGTGCCACTGTGAGGATATGGAGTTGTAGTCCTTTGAAAGCTGGCGACTCCACTAGAAATCGCAACATCTTCTGAGAACTTTTCCCCCCATCGTAAGCAAAGAGTAAGCGCTGAATGGGTTTAAACTGACGGGAAGTAACTAAGCACGGTTTATGACTCCCCCGCAAAATGCGCTCTGTGTTCCCGCCCAAATGATTGGACGCAAAGGGGGCATTTTCGCCACGCTTGCCCAAAATAATTAAATCGGCGTTGGTTTCAAATTCGTGAAAACAATCCACCAGAAAGCCTGTTTCGTGGATGGTTTTGACCTGTTTTACTCCTTCCGAAATCAACCGTTGTTTTGCCTCTTCGAGGATCAGTTTTGCCCGTTCGTGATTAATTTTTGCTTTTTCATGTTCAATCTCCACTAACTTACTCAGGAGATCTTTAGCTGCATCAATGCCAATGCTACCGCTTAAATTTCCCGTTTCAATGGATTTTTGAGAGCGAACATCGGTAACATATAGAACATCAACACCAGCATCTAGGCGGGGGGCTAGCCAAGCTGCATAATGATAGCTTTCTTGGGCAAAAGCAGAGCCATCGGTGCATAAGAGAATGTGTTTCATCGATTTGAATTAATTAGTGACTAGCAACTTTTTCGAGGGCATCGGGTTTATCATGAATGGCAAGGCGATCGAGCATTTTGGCACTGTCTTCATTCAATCCCACCAGTTCCACTTCTGCGCCATGACGACGGAATTGAATGACAACCTTATCAATAGCAGCAACCGCAGCCTGATCCCAAATATGAGCATGAGTGAGGTTAATCGTCACGCGCTCAATATCTTCTTTTAAGTCAAAGGCATTGATAAATTGCTCCACGGAAACAAAAAAGATTTGTCCAGCGACATGATAAGTACAGTGCATCCCATCCGGACTGACGGTTTTATCGACAAAGACGACTTGCGCGATCTCACGGGAGAAGAAAATGGCGCTGAGGGCAATTCCCACTAAAACCCCAATCGCTAAGTTATGACTCAAAACGGTAATGACAACGGTTGTGATCATCACCGCTGTTTCAGTGCGAGGAACGCGAGGAAGATTCCGAATCGAAGACCAACTAAAGGTTCCAATTGACACCATAATCATCACTGCAACGAGGGAAGCCATGGGAATCTGCTGCACCCAATTTCCCAGCACAAGAATGAAAAACAGTAATAAAATCCCAGAGGTAAAGGTAGAAATGCGCTTGCGTCCTCCCGATTGGATATTAATCACCGATTGACCAATCATGGCGCACCCTGCCATTCCGCCAAAGAAACCCGTAATAATATTGGCAATGCCTTGACCTTTGGCTTCACGATTTTTATCGCTAGGTGTGTCAGTTAACTCATCAAGGAGGGCTGCGGTCAGCAAGGTTTCTAATAAACCAACAATGGTTAATGTCAGCGCAACGGGGAAAATGATTTGTAATGTCTCTAAATTAAAGGGAACATCAGGGAAGTGAAAGATGGGAAAGGTGCTGGGAAGTTCCCCCATATCGCCAACAGTGGGGACATCGACATCAAAAGCAATGGAAACTGCGGTCAGGACAATAATAGCAACTAAGGGGGACGGAACTGACTGGGTAAGCCTTGGAAATAGATAAATAATGCCTAAACCCACTACAACCATGACATAGACTTCCCATGGTTTATCGGTTAATTGAGGCAGTTGCGCCATAAAGATGAGAATCGCAAGGGCATTGACAAAGCCGATCATGACTGCGCGGGGAACAAATTTCATTTGCTGATCCAGTTTGAGAATCCCAAAGACGATTTGTAAAATACCTGTTAGGACACTGGCAGCAAAGAGATATTCTAAGCCATGCTCTTTCACTAAATCTGACATTAACAGTGCCATTGCCCCCGTTGCACCAGAGATTAAGCCTGTGCGCCCACCAAAAATGGCAGTAATGATCGCAATAACAAAAGAAGCATATAACCCCACTTTGGGGTCAACGCCAGCAATTAAAGAAAACGCGATCGCTTCTGGAATTAAGGCTAATGCGACAACTGCACCAGCCAGAATATCTTTTTGTGTATTAGAAAACCATTCTCGTCTTAATAAATTTAAATCCAAATTTTCTCCTTAATCTTAATAACAACGTTCATAAAAAAGTAAAATAATCCCAAGTATATGGCGTTTCCTAGTTGGTTGAGGTACGTAATGCGAGTCGGTGGATGTTCATGGTTCATAGTTCGTGGTTCATTGATTAACAACCAAGAAATAACAAAGAACGAAGAACCAAAATTTAGAATGTACCTCATGAGATTGGGAAGTGCTATAAGTCATTGAATTACTCACTGGAATGACTTACAAATTACTCTTTATATTTGAAGAGATCGGTAATATTTTTCAGACCAACGCAATCCTCAATCCACCTTATGGGGGACAATTTCCATGGTTTGTAGCTTTAGGAAAGAGATTGCTGTGCTGCATGGTTTGGCACTGGTGACTGATTTTCTTAAAAAAACCTTTAGACAGAGCTAGAATATCATAGGATGTGACACTCTGCAATAAAAGTTTACGATTTTTAGGGAAGCCAGTGTTTGTCTAAGACTTGTTCTAAGGTGGCAATGGGCTGTTCAGGAAAAGTTTCAAGAGGAAGGCGCGATCGCGCTGCTGCAAGTTCTCGTCCGTCTTGATAACATTCAGCAAAAATTTCTTCTAAATATGGTTTTAAGCTGGGACTGTCTTCGAGTTGATCTGTAATTTGTTTACGGAAGCTGGCAATTTCTGCTTCCCAATGACCCCGATTGTTTTCAATTTCAGCTTGCCAATAGTTTAATTTCAGCAAATGTTCCAATAATCTTCTGAGAAGGTTCTTTAGTTTCCTTTTTTCACGACGACTCAAATCGGATAATTCCTCAAGTAAGTTTTCCCAATCAATGGCTTTAAACTGCTTATTTTCTAACTGTTTAATGGTTTCTAAAACCCAAAGATTATAGTCAGTGTCGTATAAACTTTTTGGGGTTGATTGCGATTCTGTAAACATGGTTTCTTTAAAGTGATTACTTTGACAGAAGATTTTTAGAGAATCAGTTTTCGTCTAAGACTTGTTCTAAGGTGGCAATAGGCTGTTCAGGAAAGGTTTCAACAGGAAGGCGCGATCGCGCTGCAGCAATTTCTCTCCCATCTTGATAACATTCTTCCCAGATTTCAAGTAAATAGGGTTTCAGACTGGGACTCGCTTTCAATTCTTTTTTAATCTGTTTGCGAAAGTTGAGAATTTCTGCTTCCCAATGACCGCGATTATTTTCAATTTCGTCCTCCCAATATTGAAGTTTCAGGAGATGTTCAAATAAACGCATCAATAAACTTTCTAACTTTCTTTTTTCACGACGACTCAAATCGGATAATTCCTCAAGTAAATTGTCCCAGTCAACGGCATTAAATTCTTTATTCTCTAACTGTTTAACCGTTTCTAATACCCAAAGATTATAGTCAGCTTCATATAGATTTGTTTGTCTGCTTTGTGATTCGGCAACCATATCTTGTTTTTCTCCTACGTCTTTACCTGTCAGTTCATTGTTTGTAACCACCGTTTCTTATAAAATCGAATTTGATCAATTATCGCCGAAGCACGAATAACCTTCGATTCGCTGTTAGAGGCAATTGCGTAATCATGAAACTTATTGACGCTAAAGGACGACTCTTTAATACC comes from Halothece sp. PCC 7418 and encodes:
- a CDS encoding SulP family inorganic anion transporter is translated as MDLNLLRREWFSNTQKDILAGAVVALALIPEAIAFSLIAGVDPKVGLYASFVIAIITAIFGGRTGLISGATGAMALLMSDLVKEHGLEYLFAASVLTGILQIVFGILKLDQQMKFVPRAVMIGFVNALAILIFMAQLPQLTDKPWEVYVMVVVGLGIIYLFPRLTQSVPSPLVAIIVLTAVSIAFDVDVPTVGDMGELPSTFPIFHFPDVPFNLETLQIIFPVALTLTIVGLLETLLTAALLDELTDTPSDKNREAKGQGIANIITGFFGGMAGCAMIGQSVINIQSGGRKRISTFTSGILLLFFILVLGNWVQQIPMASLVAVMIMVSIGTFSWSSIRNLPRVPRTETAVMITTVVITVLSHNLAIGVLVGIALSAIFFSREIAQVVFVDKTVSPDGMHCTYHVAGQIFFVSVEQFINAFDLKEDIERVTINLTHAHIWDQAAVAAIDKVVIQFRRHGAEVELVGLNEDSAKMLDRLAIHDKPDALEKVASH
- a CDS encoding SulP family inorganic anion transporter, with protein sequence MNITNTIHFRNLQGDILGGITTAVVALPMALAFGIASGAGAAAGLWGAVLIGFFAALFGGTPSLISEPTGPMTVIVTAVITELTANNPEQGLAMAFTVIMMAGGFQILFGVLRLGRYITMLPYNVISGFMTGIGVILIFVQLAPFLGQETPKGGVLGVLSNLPMLIANLDPWETLLGIITLAILFLYPSRWKRVVPPQLIALMIGTAISMIFFSGMEIRTIGTIGEITPGLPDLQLPTFTAGNLRLMFVNAIILATVGSIDCLLTCVVSEGLTRQDYKANKELIGQGIANLITGLGGGIAGSGATTPTVVNIQAGGRTAVSGLTRALVLLVIVLWAAPLTTGIPLAVLAGIVLKVGINIIDWGFLKRVHKISWKAAGIVYGVVLLTVFVDLMVAVAVGVFIANILTIDRLSQVQNNAVKAVTDADDQIVLSPEEKEILDVANGRVLLFHLSGPMIFGVAKAIAREHRAISNYDVLIVDLSEVPVLGVTSSLSLENAIQEALNAKREVMIVGATGKVKSRLENLGIAGLIPDEHWMDDRLEALKEGLAIAQSEEKMNVS
- a CDS encoding DUF29 domain-containing protein, producing MVAESQSRQTNLYEADYNLWVLETVKQLENKEFNAVDWDNLLEELSDLSRREKRKLESLLMRLFEHLLKLQYWEDEIENNRGHWEAEILNFRKQIKKELKASPSLKPYLLEIWEECYQDGREIAAARSRLPVETFPEQPIATLEQVLDEN
- the dusB gene encoding tRNA dihydrouridine synthase DusB; protein product: MSTATLTQNTTLNIGSVTVNSRVLQSPLSGVTDQVFRRLVRRYAPESMLYTEMVSAKEIHHLKELPQVMNIAPDETLISIQLFDCRPDFMGEAAKKAVAEGAQTVDINMGCPVNKITKKGGGSSLLRQPEVAEAIVKAVVDAVDVPVSVKTRLGWSEEEINILEFAKRMETAGAQMLTLHGRTRAQGYNGKAQWHWIKQVKAHLTIPVIANGDIFSVDDAIRCLEETGADGVMCSRGTLGYPFLVGEIDHYLKTGKKRPQPTPIELLTCAKEHLQGLWEYRGDRGIYQSRKHLAWYAKGFPGASQLREQLSQIKSLEEGLMLLDAVITQQLN
- a CDS encoding DUF29 domain-containing protein gives rise to the protein MFTESQSTPKSLYDTDYNLWVLETIKQLENKQFKAIDWENLLEELSDLSRREKRKLKNLLRRLLEHLLKLNYWQAEIENNRGHWEAEIASFRKQITDQLEDSPSLKPYLEEIFAECYQDGRELAAARSRLPLETFPEQPIATLEQVLDKHWLP
- a CDS encoding universal stress protein codes for the protein MKHILLCTDGSAFAQESYHYAAWLAPRLDAGVDVLYVTDVRSQKSIETGNLSGSIGIDAAKDLLSKLVEIEHEKAKINHERAKLILEEAKQRLISEGVKQVKTIHETGFLVDCFHEFETNADLIILGKRGENAPFASNHLGGNTERILRGSHKPCLVTSRQFKPIQRLLFAYDGGKSSQKMLRFLVESPAFKGLQLHILTVARTAQDKKAQKRNQEAEEQTRAAGFEPICQILEGAPEKIIASYADGHDISLIVMGAYGHSRIRPLVIGSTTAQVLRSTQLPVLLFR